The proteins below come from a single Serratia fonticola genomic window:
- the yjfP gene encoding esterase: MIEIHDERVGDVAVIHAVPAGRYEQPLPTIFFYHGYTSSKEVYAYFAYGLAKVGFRVVLPDCAMHGERFDGDEARRLAHFWEILKSNVDELPALKTHFEQRGLIAGDRIGVAGASMGGMTTLGAFTRYPWVKAAASLMGSGYFTSLAQTLYPPLDAQGQPLEQSALKARLAPLVSYEVEQHWERFAGRPLLLWHGETDDVVPAVESERLASELRQRGLDRRLTYLTEAEVRHRITPGALNATAAFFQGSL, from the coding sequence ATGATCGAGATCCATGATGAGCGGGTGGGTGACGTTGCGGTGATCCATGCAGTGCCTGCCGGGCGCTATGAGCAGCCGTTGCCCACTATCTTCTTCTATCACGGCTATACCTCATCGAAAGAGGTGTACGCCTATTTTGCCTATGGGCTGGCCAAGGTCGGTTTCCGGGTGGTGCTGCCCGATTGTGCGATGCACGGTGAGCGGTTTGATGGTGATGAAGCACGGCGGCTGGCGCATTTCTGGGAAATCCTCAAAAGTAACGTCGATGAGTTACCTGCGCTCAAAACGCACTTTGAGCAGCGTGGGCTAATTGCCGGGGATCGCATTGGCGTGGCGGGCGCTTCGATGGGGGGCATGACCACCTTAGGGGCCTTTACCCGTTATCCTTGGGTGAAAGCGGCCGCCAGCCTGATGGGGTCGGGCTACTTTACCTCACTGGCGCAGACGCTGTATCCGCCATTGGATGCGCAGGGTCAGCCACTGGAGCAGTCCGCGCTCAAGGCACGTCTTGCGCCCTTGGTCTCTTATGAGGTTGAGCAGCATTGGGAGCGTTTTGCCGGGAGGCCGTTGCTGTTATGGCATGGTGAAACCGATGATGTGGTGCCAGCGGTGGAGAGTGAGCGCTTGGCCAGTGAGTTACGCCAGCGCGGCCTGGATCGGAGGTTGACCTACCTCACTGAAGCGGAAGTACGCCATCGTATTACCCCTGGGGCGTTGAACGCTACCGCCGCTTTCTTCCAGGGTTCACTGTAA
- a CDS encoding DUF1471 domain-containing protein gives MKRITIATAIALLLSANAMAATEITARQAAERQSIGFVSLTQEVVSPDDATSQINKIADQRGASAYRIVALHEPGSTASIHVSAELYR, from the coding sequence ATGAAACGTATCACCATCGCTACCGCTATCGCGTTGCTGCTTTCCGCCAACGCCATGGCCGCCACTGAAATCACCGCACGCCAGGCCGCAGAGCGCCAAAGCATTGGCTTCGTCAGCCTGACTCAGGAAGTGGTTTCGCCCGACGACGCGACGTCCCAAATCAACAAGATTGCCGATCAACGCGGCGCCAGCGCTTACCGGATTGTTGCGCTACATGAGCCAGGCAGCACCGCGTCTATCCACGTCAGCGCCGAGCTTTATCGCTAA
- the rpsF gene encoding 30S ribosomal protein S6: protein MRHYEIVFMVHPDQSEQVPGMIERYSATITNAQGQIHRLEDWGRRQLAYPINKLHKAHYVLLNVEAPQEAIDELETNFRFNDAVIRSMVMRVKHAVTEASPMVKAKDERRGDRREDFANETADDADAGDSEE, encoded by the coding sequence ATGCGTCATTACGAAATCGTTTTTATGGTCCATCCTGACCAAAGCGAACAGGTTCCGGGCATGATCGAGCGTTACAGTGCTACCATCACTAACGCGCAAGGTCAGATTCACCGTCTGGAAGACTGGGGCCGCCGTCAACTGGCTTACCCGATCAATAAACTGCACAAAGCCCACTACGTTCTGCTGAACGTTGAAGCTCCGCAGGAAGCGATCGATGAGCTGGAAACTAACTTCCGCTTCAACGACGCCGTTATCCGTAGCATGGTTATGCGCGTTAAGCACGCGGTAACTGAAGCATCTCCGATGGTTAAAGCGAAAGACGAACGTCGTGGCGATCGCCGCGAAGACTTCGCTAACGAAACCGCAGATGATGCAGATGCTGGGGATTCTGAAGAGTAA
- the priB gene encoding primosomal replication protein N has product MTANRLVLSGTVCKTPVRKVSPSGIPHCQFVLEHRSSQMEAGFSRQAWCRMPVVVSGQQSQALTQRLTVGSQVTVQGFVSCHQGRNGLNKLVLHAEQIELIDSGD; this is encoded by the coding sequence GTGACGGCTAATCGTCTGGTGTTGTCTGGCACAGTGTGCAAGACGCCGGTGCGAAAAGTGAGTCCTTCCGGGATACCCCACTGCCAATTTGTGCTTGAGCACCGATCGTCGCAGATGGAAGCCGGATTCAGCAGGCAAGCATGGTGCCGAATGCCCGTGGTTGTCAGCGGACAACAGTCACAAGCTTTAACTCAAAGATTAACGGTCGGCAGTCAGGTTACCGTTCAAGGCTTCGTTAGCTGCCATCAAGGGCGCAACGGGCTGAACAAATTGGTCCTGCATGCCGAGCAGATTGAATTGATAGATTCTGGAGACTAG
- the rpsR gene encoding 30S ribosomal protein S18 — protein sequence MARYFRRRKFCRFTAEGVQEIDYKDIATLKNYITESGKIVPSRITGTRAKYQRQLARAIKRARYLSLLPYTDRHQ from the coding sequence ATGGCACGTTATTTCCGTCGTCGCAAGTTCTGCCGTTTCACCGCGGAAGGCGTTCAAGAGATTGACTATAAAGACATCGCTACGCTGAAAAACTACATCACTGAAAGTGGTAAAATTGTCCCGAGCCGTATCACCGGTACTCGTGCAAAATATCAGCGCCAGCTGGCCCGTGCTATCAAGCGCGCGCGCTACCTGTCTTTGTTGCCGTACACTGATCGTCATCAGTAA
- the rplI gene encoding 50S ribosomal protein L9, whose protein sequence is MQVILLDKVANLGSLGDQVNVKAGYARNFLVPQGKAVPATKKNVEFFEARRAELEAKLADVLAAAEARATKINELGSVTIASKSGDEGKLFGSIGTRDIADAVTAAGVEVAKSEVRLPNGVLRTTGEHEVHFQVHSDVFAQLNVVVVAEA, encoded by the coding sequence ATGCAAGTTATTCTGCTTGATAAAGTAGCAAACCTGGGCAGCCTGGGTGATCAGGTTAACGTTAAAGCGGGTTATGCCCGTAACTTCCTGGTACCACAGGGCAAAGCTGTTCCTGCTACCAAGAAAAACGTAGAGTTCTTCGAAGCACGCCGTGCTGAACTGGAAGCCAAACTGGCTGACGTTCTGGCTGCTGCTGAAGCTCGCGCAACCAAGATCAACGAACTGGGTTCAGTCACCATCGCGTCTAAATCAGGCGACGAAGGTAAACTGTTCGGCTCTATCGGCACCCGCGACATCGCTGACGCAGTTACTGCGGCAGGCGTTGAAGTTGCCAAGAGCGAAGTTCGTCTGCCGAACGGCGTTCTGCGTACCACTGGTGAGCACGAAGTGCACTTCCAGGTACACAGCGACGTGTTCGCACAGCTGAATGTAGTTGTGGTTGCTGAAGCTTAA
- a CDS encoding DUF488 domain-containing protein, which translates to MAEIILQRVYDFSGPAPEHCYLTDRLWPRGVSKERLQGVIWLKQVAPDTALRQWFHQHTDQWDEFVALYRQQLVANEAWQPLVALLKRGEPLTLLYGSKDTQHNQGVVLRDFLLDQLKD; encoded by the coding sequence ATGGCAGAAATTATCTTACAGCGAGTCTACGATTTCAGCGGCCCGGCACCGGAGCACTGCTATTTGACCGACCGGCTATGGCCGCGCGGTGTGAGTAAGGAGAGATTGCAGGGCGTCATCTGGCTTAAGCAGGTGGCACCGGATACGGCGTTACGCCAGTGGTTTCATCAGCATACCGACCAGTGGGATGAGTTTGTTGCACTCTATCGCCAACAGTTGGTCGCCAATGAGGCCTGGCAGCCGCTGGTGGCGTTGTTAAAGCGAGGTGAGCCGTTGACCTTGCTGTATGGCAGTAAGGACACACAGCACAACCAGGGGGTTGTACTGCGTGATTTTTTGCTGGACCAGCTTAAAGATTAG
- a CDS encoding OapA family protein: protein MGRIAPRRRKTTRVYQPLLRTWLNLSQRLKPGPAPETPATTDEPDSPPPQQSGKGQRLKALLLKIWHLPDSLHWMEPLPYFHRRWVIIFGAILLLSLLWPYSDDNARPFPVTSQENQIPLQAQLQNDGQQTAGESDSWQRYQIQAGQTLAQLFRDNNLPVNEVFAMARVEGNDKPLSNLKAGQEVRIERNANGVITALSVTTVDNREALFRRQNDGSYLRVR from the coding sequence ATGGGCAGAATCGCGCCCAGGAGAAGGAAAACCACCCGTGTCTACCAGCCATTGCTGCGCACCTGGCTGAACCTGAGCCAACGCCTGAAGCCTGGCCCGGCACCGGAAACGCCAGCAACCACAGATGAGCCGGACTCACCACCGCCACAGCAGAGCGGCAAGGGGCAAAGGCTCAAAGCGTTGTTGCTGAAAATATGGCACCTGCCGGACAGCCTCCACTGGATGGAACCGCTGCCCTATTTTCACCGCCGTTGGGTGATTATTTTTGGTGCTATCCTGCTACTGTCGCTGCTTTGGCCGTATTCCGACGATAACGCGCGTCCGTTCCCGGTCACCAGCCAGGAAAACCAGATACCGTTGCAGGCTCAGTTACAAAACGATGGCCAACAAACGGCAGGCGAAAGCGATAGCTGGCAGCGATATCAAATCCAGGCTGGCCAAACTCTGGCGCAGCTGTTCCGTGACAACAACCTGCCGGTGAACGAGGTGTTTGCCATGGCGCGAGTTGAAGGCAACGATAAGCCACTCAGCAATCTGAAGGCCGGGCAAGAAGTGCGTATCGAACGCAATGCCAACGGTGTGATCACCGCGCTCTCAGTCACCACCGTGGATAACAGGGAAGCCCTGTTCCGCCGCCAGAACGATGGCAGTTACCTGCGCGTTCGCTAA
- a CDS encoding peptidylprolyl isomerase translates to MTTPSFDSVEAQASYGIGLQVGQQLQESGLQGLQPEALLAGLRDALEGNAPAVPVDVVHRALREIHERADAVRLERQQAMAVEGQKFLEDNAKRDEVTLTESGLQFSVLEQGNGPIPSRQDRVRVHYTGRLINGDVFDSSVERGQPAEFPVSGVIPGWIEALTLMPVGSKWQLYIPHNLAYGERGAGASIPPFSALVFDVELLEIL, encoded by the coding sequence ATGACAACCCCTTCTTTTGATAGCGTTGAAGCGCAAGCAAGTTACGGGATTGGTTTACAGGTCGGTCAGCAACTGCAAGAGTCCGGCCTGCAAGGTTTACAACCAGAAGCTCTGCTGGCTGGCCTGCGTGACGCGCTGGAAGGGAATGCCCCGGCGGTTCCGGTAGATGTGGTCCATCGTGCGCTGCGCGAAATCCACGAACGTGCGGATGCTGTACGCCTTGAGCGCCAGCAGGCGATGGCCGTTGAAGGCCAGAAGTTCCTGGAAGATAACGCCAAGCGTGACGAAGTGACGCTGACTGAGTCTGGCCTGCAGTTCTCCGTGCTGGAGCAGGGCAATGGCCCAATCCCATCACGTCAGGATCGCGTGCGTGTGCATTACACCGGCCGCCTGATCAACGGTGATGTGTTCGACAGCTCAGTTGAACGTGGTCAACCTGCCGAGTTCCCAGTCAGCGGCGTGATCCCAGGCTGGATCGAAGCCCTGACGCTGATGCCGGTTGGCTCCAAGTGGCAGCTGTATATCCCTCACAACCTGGCCTATGGCGAGCGTGGTGCAGGCGCATCCATCCCGCCATTCAGCGCGCTGGTGTTTGACGTTGAGTTGCTCGAAATTCTGTAA
- the ytfE gene encoding iron-sulfur cluster repair protein YtfE yields the protein MDYRNQSLGALAIAIPRASKLFRDYDLDFCCGGKQTLERAASRKELDLDKLESELAALAADPVDTRDWRLAPLAEIIDYILPRFHQRHREQLSELVLMAEKVERVHGDKPTCPRGLAKQLNLIRLDLENHMMKEEQILFPLIKQGMGQQAAGPISVMEHEHDEAGEQLEVVKFLTNNVTPPEGACNTWQALYNGINTFISDLMEHIHLENNLLFPRALSGR from the coding sequence ATGGATTACCGTAATCAATCCCTAGGCGCACTCGCCATTGCAATCCCACGAGCCAGCAAGCTGTTCCGCGACTACGATTTGGACTTCTGCTGTGGGGGGAAACAAACCCTGGAGCGCGCTGCCAGCCGCAAAGAACTGGATCTGGATAAGTTGGAAAGTGAGCTGGCCGCACTGGCGGCAGACCCGGTGGATACCCGCGATTGGCGCCTGGCCCCGCTGGCTGAGATCATCGATTACATCCTGCCACGCTTCCACCAACGCCACCGCGAACAGCTGTCAGAACTGGTATTGATGGCGGAAAAGGTTGAACGCGTCCACGGCGACAAGCCCACCTGCCCACGCGGGCTGGCCAAGCAGCTAAACCTGATCCGGCTGGATCTGGAAAATCACATGATGAAGGAAGAACAGATCCTGTTCCCGCTGATTAAACAAGGCATGGGGCAACAGGCGGCAGGGCCGATTTCGGTGATGGAACATGAGCATGATGAGGCTGGCGAACAGTTGGAGGTGGTGAAATTCCTCACCAACAACGTCACGCCACCGGAAGGGGCCTGTAATACCTGGCAAGCGCTGTACAACGGTATCAATACGTTTATCAGCGATCTGATGGAGCATATCCATCTGGAGAACAACTTGCTGTTCCCACGCGCACTGAGCGGCAGATAA
- a CDS encoding bifunctional 2',3'-cyclic-nucleotide 2'-phosphodiesterase/3'-nucleotidase: MIKRPLGLSALALLVCASTQAATVDLRVLETSDLHGNMMDFDYYKDKPTDKFGLVRTASLIQHARQQVTNSVLVDNGDVIQGSPMADYMAAKGLKPGDLHPVYKAMNTLDYVVGNIGNHEFNYGLDYLKNALAGAKFPYVNANVIDATTQKPLFTPYIIVDTPVKDRDGKAHTLRIGYIGFVPPQILVWDKANLQGKVTVNDITETAKRYVPEMRQQGADLVVAIPHSGLSSDPYKAMAENSVYYLSQVPGIDAIMFGHAHAVFPSKDFANIKGADIDKGLLNGVPAVMPGQWGDHLGIVDLQLNNDGGNWKVTAAKAQARPVYDKENKRSLATEDPALIKVLEEDHNGTREFVSKPIGKSDGNMYSYLALIQDDPTVQIVNNAQRAYVEHYIQGDPDLAELPVLAAAAPFKVGGRKNDPASFVEVEKGQLTFRNAADLYLYPNTLVVVKASGKEVKEWLECSAGQFNQIDVNSSKPQGLINWDGFRTYNFDVIDGVNYQIDVSQPARYDGECALINDQAERIKQLTFKGKPIDPDAQFLVATNNYRAYGGKFAGTGDKHIAFASPDENRAVLAAYISEETRKHGAVHPQADNNWRLASFHSPQPLDIRFETSPSEKAAAFIKDNAQYPMKSVGNDSISFELYKIDLQAN; encoded by the coding sequence ATGATCAAGCGCCCTTTGGGACTATCTGCCCTGGCCCTGCTGGTCTGCGCCTCAACGCAGGCAGCCACGGTTGACCTGCGCGTGCTGGAAACCAGCGACCTACACGGCAATATGATGGACTTCGACTATTACAAGGATAAGCCCACCGATAAATTCGGCCTGGTGCGCACCGCCAGCCTGATCCAACACGCTCGCCAGCAGGTGACCAACAGCGTACTGGTCGATAACGGTGACGTCATCCAGGGCAGCCCAATGGCTGACTATATGGCTGCCAAGGGCTTGAAACCCGGCGACCTGCACCCGGTCTACAAGGCGATGAATACCCTGGATTATGTGGTAGGCAATATCGGTAATCACGAGTTCAACTACGGGCTCGACTATCTGAAGAATGCCCTGGCCGGAGCCAAATTCCCCTACGTCAACGCCAACGTTATTGATGCCACCACGCAAAAACCGTTGTTCACTCCCTATATTATTGTCGATACCCCGGTAAAAGACCGTGATGGCAAAGCTCATACTTTACGTATCGGCTATATCGGCTTTGTGCCGCCGCAGATCCTGGTGTGGGACAAAGCCAACCTGCAGGGGAAAGTGACCGTCAACGACATCACCGAAACCGCCAAACGCTACGTACCGGAAATGCGTCAACAAGGGGCCGATCTGGTCGTCGCGATCCCCCACTCTGGCCTTTCCAGCGACCCCTATAAGGCCATGGCGGAAAACTCGGTGTACTACCTCAGCCAGGTTCCAGGCATCGATGCCATCATGTTCGGCCATGCACACGCAGTGTTCCCCAGCAAGGACTTTGCCAATATCAAAGGCGCGGATATCGATAAAGGTTTGCTGAACGGCGTGCCTGCGGTGATGCCCGGCCAATGGGGCGATCATCTCGGCATCGTGGATCTGCAATTGAATAACGATGGGGGAAATTGGAAGGTTACCGCAGCGAAGGCGCAAGCCAGACCGGTTTATGACAAAGAGAACAAGCGTTCGTTGGCAACGGAAGATCCCGCATTGATCAAGGTGTTAGAGGAAGATCATAACGGAACACGTGAGTTCGTCAGCAAGCCTATCGGCAAGTCCGACGGCAATATGTACAGCTATCTGGCCCTGATCCAGGACGATCCTACCGTGCAGATCGTCAACAATGCGCAAAGAGCCTACGTTGAGCACTATATTCAAGGCGATCCGGATCTGGCCGAACTGCCGGTATTGGCCGCTGCTGCACCGTTCAAAGTAGGTGGCCGCAAGAACGATCCCGCCAGCTTTGTCGAGGTGGAAAAAGGCCAGCTCACCTTCCGCAATGCCGCCGATCTCTATCTTTACCCCAATACCCTGGTGGTGGTTAAAGCCAGCGGTAAGGAAGTGAAAGAGTGGCTGGAGTGCTCCGCCGGGCAGTTCAACCAAATTGACGTTAATAGCAGCAAACCGCAAGGGCTGATCAATTGGGACGGTTTCCGCACCTATAATTTCGACGTGATCGACGGCGTCAATTATCAGATTGACGTCAGCCAACCGGCGCGTTACGACGGAGAGTGCGCGTTGATCAATGACCAGGCAGAACGTATCAAGCAGCTGACCTTCAAAGGCAAGCCGATCGATCCTGACGCCCAGTTCCTGGTTGCGACCAACAACTACCGCGCCTACGGCGGCAAGTTTGCCGGAACGGGCGATAAGCATATCGCCTTTGCTTCACCGGATGAGAACCGCGCGGTATTAGCGGCCTACATCAGCGAAGAAACCCGGAAGCACGGCGCGGTGCATCCGCAGGCGGACAATAACTGGCGTTTGGCGAGCTTCCACAGCCCACAGCCGCTGGATATCCGCTTTGAGACCTCCCCTAGCGAGAAGGCTGCTGCATTTATTAAAGATAACGCGCAGTACCCGATGAAGTCAGTGGGTAACGACAGTATCAGCTTTGAGTTGTATAAGATCGACCTACAAGCCAACTAA
- the cysQ gene encoding 3'(2'),5'-bisphosphate nucleotidase CysQ, whose protein sequence is MLEQICQLSREAGTAIMAVYHGEQPLDVAQKKDDSPVTAADLAAHHIIKRGLAALTPEIPLLSEEDPPAWEVRRNWTRYWLVDPLDGTKEFLNRNGEFTVNIALIEEGEAVMGVVYAPAMDVLYLAERGKAWKEEGGRRREISVSNAELPLVVVSRSHSDEELQDYLQQLGEHQTISVGSSLKFCLVAEGRAQLYPRFGPTNIWDTAAGHAVAVAAGAQIHDWQGKPLLYTPRESFLNPGFRVSLF, encoded by the coding sequence ATGTTGGAGCAGATTTGCCAGCTGTCCCGCGAAGCGGGTACGGCGATCATGGCGGTATATCATGGTGAACAACCGCTTGATGTGGCACAGAAAAAAGATGATTCACCGGTGACCGCCGCGGATTTGGCCGCGCACCATATTATCAAACGGGGTCTGGCGGCACTGACGCCGGAGATCCCACTGCTGTCAGAGGAAGACCCTCCTGCCTGGGAAGTCCGCCGCAACTGGACGCGTTACTGGCTGGTCGATCCGTTGGACGGTACCAAAGAGTTTTTAAATCGTAACGGTGAGTTCACGGTCAATATCGCGCTGATCGAAGAGGGTGAGGCGGTAATGGGAGTGGTCTACGCTCCGGCGATGGACGTGCTGTATCTGGCTGAACGCGGCAAAGCCTGGAAGGAAGAAGGGGGCCGACGTCGTGAGATTAGCGTCAGTAATGCCGAGCTACCGTTGGTGGTGGTCAGCCGCTCTCATAGCGATGAGGAATTACAGGATTACCTGCAACAGTTGGGCGAACACCAAACCATCTCGGTAGGCTCATCACTGAAGTTCTGCCTGGTGGCGGAAGGGCGGGCGCAGCTTTACCCACGGTTTGGGCCAACCAATATCTGGGATACGGCGGCAGGGCACGCGGTAGCGGTTGCTGCCGGGGCTCAGATCCACGATTGGCAGGGCAAGCCGCTGTTATACACCCCGCGTGAGTCTTTCCTGAACCCTGGCTTTAGGGTTTCTCTGTTTTAG
- a CDS encoding YtfJ family protein: protein MKNSMLIISLLLAPMLASAHNLQLHQRVAPIGVSDKGELDYVDNKFSYKGWNSAQLGGKVRVVQHIAGRTSAKELNDPLIEAIKTAKLPHDRYQTTTIVNTDDAIIGTAIFVRNSIEDSKKEFPWSQFIVDSNGNVKKAWDLQPKGSAIVVLDKEGKIQFAKDGALTPQEVQQVMEMLHQLLK, encoded by the coding sequence ATGAAAAATAGCATGCTGATAATATCGCTGCTGTTGGCCCCGATGTTGGCCTCTGCTCACAACCTTCAACTCCACCAACGGGTGGCACCGATCGGCGTCAGCGATAAGGGCGAGTTGGACTATGTTGATAATAAGTTTAGCTACAAAGGTTGGAATAGCGCGCAGCTTGGTGGAAAAGTGCGAGTGGTGCAGCATATTGCTGGCCGCACTTCGGCCAAAGAGCTCAACGATCCGCTGATTGAAGCCATCAAGACCGCTAAGCTACCGCACGATCGTTACCAAACGACGACCATCGTCAACACCGACGACGCCATCATCGGCACCGCCATCTTTGTGCGTAACAGTATTGAAGACAGCAAGAAAGAATTCCCTTGGTCGCAGTTCATTGTCGACAGTAATGGCAACGTCAAAAAAGCTTGGGATCTGCAACCAAAAGGCTCGGCAATAGTGGTGCTCGATAAAGAAGGCAAGATCCAGTTTGCCAAAGATGGCGCACTGACGCCGCAAGAGGTGCAGCAGGTGATGGAGATGCTGCACCAGTTGCTGAAATAG
- a CDS encoding DUF1107 domain-containing protein, giving the protein MRIFQRYNPLKVATYVKTLFRGRLYIKDVGAFEFDKGKILLPKVRDKRHFNVMSEVNRQVLLLQAEMG; this is encoded by the coding sequence ATGAGAATCTTCCAGCGTTATAACCCACTGAAAGTGGCTACGTATGTAAAAACCCTGTTCCGGGGGCGGCTGTACATCAAGGATGTGGGGGCGTTCGAATTCGACAAGGGGAAAATCCTGTTGCCGAAGGTTCGTGACAAGCGCCACTTCAACGTGATGTCAGAAGTTAACCGGCAGGTGTTGTTACTGCAGGCCGAAATGGGCTAA
- a CDS encoding hemolysin family protein, giving the protein MLNSILLILFLIAVSAFFSLSEISLAASRKIKLKLMADEGNINAARVLKLQETPGIFFTVVQIGLNAVAILGGIVGDAAFSPSFKLIFDRFLSPEISEQVSFMCSFVMVTSMFILFADLTPKRIGMIAPETVAVRIINPMRFSIMLFRPLVWFFNGMANLIFRMFKLPMMRKDDITSEDIYAVVEAGALAGVLRKQEHELIENVFELESRTVPSSMTSRESVIYFDLRESEDSIKEKISTHPHSKFLVCDGHIDQVVGYVDSKDLLNRVLGNQSLVLSSGVQIRSALIVPDTLTLSEALESFKTAGEDFAVILNEYALVVGIITLNDVMTTLMGDLVGQGQEEQIVTRDENSWLIEGGTPIEDVMRVLHIDEFPQAGNYETIGGFMMYMLRKIPKRTDFVKYAGYKFEVVDIDSYKIDQLLVTRLVDKPITVLPKAPDETPQA; this is encoded by the coding sequence ATGTTAAACAGTATTTTACTGATTCTTTTTCTGATCGCAGTGAGTGCGTTTTTCTCGCTTTCAGAAATCTCTCTGGCTGCGTCACGCAAGATCAAACTCAAACTGATGGCTGACGAAGGCAACATCAATGCCGCCAGAGTCCTTAAGCTGCAGGAAACCCCGGGTATCTTCTTTACCGTGGTGCAAATCGGCCTCAACGCCGTGGCCATCCTCGGCGGGATCGTCGGCGACGCCGCCTTCTCCCCCAGTTTCAAATTGATTTTCGACCGCTTTCTGTCACCCGAGATTTCCGAGCAGGTAAGCTTTATGTGCTCGTTTGTGATGGTGACCAGCATGTTCATCCTGTTCGCGGATTTAACCCCGAAGCGCATCGGTATGATTGCACCAGAGACGGTTGCCGTCCGGATCATCAACCCGATGCGTTTCTCGATCATGCTGTTCCGCCCGCTGGTCTGGTTCTTTAACGGCATGGCCAACCTGATTTTCCGCATGTTCAAGCTGCCGATGATGCGTAAAGACGACATCACCTCCGAAGATATTTACGCGGTGGTGGAAGCCGGCGCGCTGGCCGGGGTATTGCGCAAACAGGAACATGAGCTGATTGAAAACGTCTTCGAGCTGGAGTCGCGCACCGTGCCCTCTTCGATGACGTCCCGCGAAAGCGTGATTTACTTCGACCTGCGCGAAAGCGAAGACAGTATTAAAGAAAAGATCTCCACTCATCCGCATTCCAAGTTCCTGGTGTGCGACGGCCATATCGATCAGGTCGTTGGCTATGTTGACTCCAAAGACCTGCTGAACCGCGTTTTGGGCAACCAGAGCCTGGTACTGAGCAGCGGCGTGCAGATCCGCTCGGCGCTGATCGTGCCGGATACCCTGACCCTGTCAGAAGCGCTGGAAAGCTTTAAAACCGCCGGTGAAGACTTTGCGGTGATCCTCAATGAATATGCTTTGGTGGTCGGGATTATTACGCTGAACGATGTGATGACCACGCTGATGGGTGACCTGGTCGGCCAAGGTCAGGAAGAGCAGATCGTGACGCGTGATGAGAACTCGTGGCTGATTGAAGGTGGAACGCCAATCGAAGACGTGATGCGTGTACTGCATATCGATGAGTTCCCACAGGCTGGCAACTACGAAACCATCGGCGGCTTCATGATGTACATGCTGCGCAAAATCCCGAAACGCACCGACTTTGTGAAATATGCCGGGTACAAGTTTGAAGTGGTCGATATCGACAGCTACAAAATTGATCAGCTATTGGTCACCAGGCTGGTCGACAAACCGATCACTGTGCTACCAAAAGCCCCCGACGAAACGCCTCAGGCATAA
- the msrA gene encoding peptide-methionine (S)-S-oxide reductase MsrA: MQSFDKSQNIDKASALPGRTTPMPVATLNEVTGHSMTFVPEGLATAIFGMGCFWGVERLFWQQPGIYSTAAGYSGGYTPNPTYREVCSGQTGHAEVVRVVFDPQVISYRQLLQVFWENHDPAQGMRQGGDIGTQYRSAIYYLDAEQQAEAEQSLQAFQQAMDKAGDQRTITTEIAPALPFYYAEDDHQQYLHKNPGGYCGLGGIGVCLPPQG; the protein is encoded by the coding sequence GTGCAATCTTTTGATAAGTCTCAAAACATCGATAAGGCAAGTGCGCTTCCTGGCCGTACAACGCCGATGCCCGTTGCTACGCTTAACGAGGTGACCGGCCATTCCATGACCTTCGTGCCCGAGGGGTTGGCAACGGCTATCTTCGGCATGGGCTGCTTTTGGGGCGTTGAACGCCTGTTTTGGCAGCAGCCGGGGATTTATAGCACTGCAGCAGGTTACAGCGGTGGCTATACGCCAAATCCAACCTATCGCGAGGTATGCAGCGGCCAGACAGGGCATGCCGAAGTGGTACGCGTAGTCTTTGACCCGCAGGTCATCAGCTACCGCCAACTGTTACAGGTCTTCTGGGAAAACCACGATCCTGCGCAGGGCATGCGCCAGGGCGGAGATATCGGTACCCAATACCGCTCTGCTATTTACTACCTGGATGCAGAACAACAGGCCGAAGCGGAGCAAAGCCTGCAGGCATTCCAACAGGCGATGGATAAAGCGGGCGATCAACGCACCATCACCACCGAAATCGCACCGGCACTGCCTTTCTACTATGCAGAAGATGACCACCAGCAATACCTGCATAAGAACCCAGGCGGCTATTGTGGCCTGGGCGGCATTGGGGTTTGCCTGCCTCCACAGGGTTAA